The following are encoded together in the Peromyscus leucopus breed LL Stock chromosome 1, UCI_PerLeu_2.1, whole genome shotgun sequence genome:
- the Mag gene encoding myelin-associated glycoprotein isoform X1 — protein MIFLTTLPLFWIMISASRGGHWGAWMPSSISAFEGTCVSIPCRFDFPDELRPAVVHGVWYFNSPYPKNYPPVVFKSRTQVVHESFQGRSRLLGDLGLRNCTLLLSTLSPELGGKYYFRGDLGGYNQYTFSEHSVLDIINTPNIVVPPEVVAGSEVEVSCMVPDNCPELRPELSWLGHEGLGEPTVLGRLREDEGTWVQVSLLHFVPTREANGHRLGCQAAFPNTTLQFEGYASLDVKYPPVIVEMNSSVEAIEGSHVSLLCGADSNPLPLLTWMRDGTVLSEAVAESLYLDLEEVTPGEDGVYACLAENAYGQDNRTVELSVMYAPRKPTVNGTVVAVEGETVSILCSTQSNPDPILTIFKEKQILATVIYESQLQLELPAVTPEDDGEYWCVAENQYGQTATAFNLSVEFAPIILLESHCAAARDTVQCLCVVKSNPEPSVAFELPSRNVTVNETEREFVYSERSGLLLTSILTLRGQAQAPPRVICTSRNLYGTQSLELPFQGAHRLMWAKIGPVGAVVAFAILIAIVCYITQTRRKKNVTESPSFSAGDNPHVLYSPEFRISGAPDKYESKRRLGSERRLLGLRGEPPELDLSYSHSDLGKQPTKDSYTLTEELAEYAEIRVK, from the exons ATGATCTTCCTCACCACACTGCCTCTGTTCTGGATAATGATTTCAG CTTCTCGAGGAGGCCACTGGGGTGCCTGGATGCCCTCATCCATCTCCGCCTTCGAGGGCACGTGTGTCTCCATCCCGTGCCGCTTCGACTTCCCTGATGAGCTCCGGCCGGCTGTGGTCCACGGCGTCTGGTATTTCAACAGTCCTTACCCCAAGAACTACCCACCGGTGGTCTTCAAGTCCCGCACACAAGTGGTCCATGAGAGCTTCCAGGGCCGCAGCCGCCTGCTGGGAGACCTGGGTCTACGCAACTGCACCTTGCTTCTCAGCACACTCAGCCCCGAGCTGGGGGGCAAATACTATTTCCGAGGGGACCTGGGCGGCTACAACCAATACACCTTCTCAGAGCACAGCGTCCTGGACATCATCA ACACCCCCAACATCGTGGTGCCCCCGGAGGTGGTGGCAGGAAGTGAAGTGGAGGTCAGCTGTATGGTGCCGGACAACTGCCCGGAGCTGCGCCCAGAGCTGAGCTGGTTGGGTCACGAGGGGCTGGGGGAGCCCACTGTGCTGGGTCGGCTGCGTGAGGATGAAGGCACCTGGGTGCAGGTGTCGCTGCTGCACTTCGTGCCCACTAGAGAGGCCAACGGCCACCGGTTGGGCTGCCAGGCTGCCTTTCCCAATACCACCTTGCAGTTCGAGGGCTACGCCAGCCTGGATGTCAAGT ACCCCCCAGTGATTGTGGAGATGAATTCCTCCGTGGAGGCCATTGAGGGCTCCCACGTCAGCCTGCTCTGTGGGGCTGACAGCAACCCTCTGCCGCTGCTGACTTGGATGCGGGACGGGACGGTGTTGAGTGAGGCAGTGGCCGAGAGCCTGTACctggatctggaggaggtgacacCGGGGGAGGACGGCGTCTATGCTTGCCTGGCAGAGAACGCCTATGGCCAGGACAACCGCACCGTGGAGCTGAGCGTCATGT ATGCACCTAGGAAACCCACGGTGAATGGAACAGTGGTGGCCGTAGAGGGGGAGACTGTCTCCATCCTGTGCTCCACACAGAGCAACCCAGACCCCATTCTTACCATCTTCAAGGAGAAGCAGATCCTGGCTACCGTCATCTATGAGAGTCAGCTGCAGCTGGAGCTCCCTGCAGTGACGCCGGAGGATGATGGGGAGTACTGGTGTGTGGCTGAGAACCAGTATGGCCAGACAGCCACTGCCTTCAACCTCTCTGTGGAGT TTGCCCCCATAATCCTTCTGGAGTCACACTGTGCTGCGGCCAGAGACACAGTGCAGTGCCTGTGTGTGGTGAAATCCAACCCGGAACCCTCTGTGGCCTTTGAGCTGCCTTCCCGCAACGTGACTGTGAATGAGACAGAGAGGGAGTTCGTGTACTCAGAGCGCAGTGGCCTCCTGCTCACCAGCATCCTCACACTACGGGGGCAGGCCCAGGCCCCACCCCGGGTCATCTGTACCTCCAGGAACCTCTACGGCACCCAGAGCCTAGAGCTGCCCTTCCAGGGAGCAC ACCGACTGATGTGGGCCAAAATTGGGCCTGTGGGCGCCGTGGTCGCCTTTGCCATCCTGATAGCCATCGTGTGCTACATCACCCAGACGCGCAGAAA AAAGAACGTCACAGAGAGCCCCAGTTTCTCAGCGGGAGACAACCCTCATGTCCTGTACAGCCCCGAATTCCGAATCTCCGGGGCACCTGATAAGTATGAG AGCAAGAGGCGCCTGGGATCTGAGAGGAGGCTGCTGGGTCTTCGGGGGGAACCCCCAGAGCTGGACCTCAGTTATTCTCACTCAGACCTGGGAAAACAACCCACCAAGGACAGCTACACCCTGACGGAGGAGCTGGCTGAGTACGCCGAAATCCGAGTCAAGTGA
- the Mag gene encoding myelin-associated glycoprotein isoform X2 — MIFLTTLPLFWIMISASRGGHWGAWMPSSISAFEGTCVSIPCRFDFPDELRPAVVHGVWYFNSPYPKNYPPVVFKSRTQVVHESFQGRSRLLGDLGLRNCTLLLSTLSPELGGKYYFRGDLGGYNQYTFSEHSVLDIINTPNIVVPPEVVAGSEVEVSCMVPDNCPELRPELSWLGHEGLGEPTVLGRLREDEGTWVQVSLLHFVPTREANGHRLGCQAAFPNTTLQFEGYASLDVKYPPVIVEMNSSVEAIEGSHVSLLCGADSNPLPLLTWMRDGTVLSEAVAESLYLDLEEVTPGEDGVYACLAENAYGQDNRTVELSVMYAPRKPTVNGTVVAVEGETVSILCSTQSNPDPILTIFKEKQILATVIYESQLQLELPAVTPEDDGEYWCVAENQYGQTATAFNLSVEFAPIILLESHCAAARDTVQCLCVVKSNPEPSVAFELPSRNVTVNETEREFVYSERSGLLLTSILTLRGQAQAPPRVICTSRNLYGTQSLELPFQGAHRLMWAKIGPVGAVVAFAILIAIVCYITQTRRKKNVTESPSFSAGDNPHVLYSPEFRISGAPDKYESREVSTREGH, encoded by the exons ATGATCTTCCTCACCACACTGCCTCTGTTCTGGATAATGATTTCAG CTTCTCGAGGAGGCCACTGGGGTGCCTGGATGCCCTCATCCATCTCCGCCTTCGAGGGCACGTGTGTCTCCATCCCGTGCCGCTTCGACTTCCCTGATGAGCTCCGGCCGGCTGTGGTCCACGGCGTCTGGTATTTCAACAGTCCTTACCCCAAGAACTACCCACCGGTGGTCTTCAAGTCCCGCACACAAGTGGTCCATGAGAGCTTCCAGGGCCGCAGCCGCCTGCTGGGAGACCTGGGTCTACGCAACTGCACCTTGCTTCTCAGCACACTCAGCCCCGAGCTGGGGGGCAAATACTATTTCCGAGGGGACCTGGGCGGCTACAACCAATACACCTTCTCAGAGCACAGCGTCCTGGACATCATCA ACACCCCCAACATCGTGGTGCCCCCGGAGGTGGTGGCAGGAAGTGAAGTGGAGGTCAGCTGTATGGTGCCGGACAACTGCCCGGAGCTGCGCCCAGAGCTGAGCTGGTTGGGTCACGAGGGGCTGGGGGAGCCCACTGTGCTGGGTCGGCTGCGTGAGGATGAAGGCACCTGGGTGCAGGTGTCGCTGCTGCACTTCGTGCCCACTAGAGAGGCCAACGGCCACCGGTTGGGCTGCCAGGCTGCCTTTCCCAATACCACCTTGCAGTTCGAGGGCTACGCCAGCCTGGATGTCAAGT ACCCCCCAGTGATTGTGGAGATGAATTCCTCCGTGGAGGCCATTGAGGGCTCCCACGTCAGCCTGCTCTGTGGGGCTGACAGCAACCCTCTGCCGCTGCTGACTTGGATGCGGGACGGGACGGTGTTGAGTGAGGCAGTGGCCGAGAGCCTGTACctggatctggaggaggtgacacCGGGGGAGGACGGCGTCTATGCTTGCCTGGCAGAGAACGCCTATGGCCAGGACAACCGCACCGTGGAGCTGAGCGTCATGT ATGCACCTAGGAAACCCACGGTGAATGGAACAGTGGTGGCCGTAGAGGGGGAGACTGTCTCCATCCTGTGCTCCACACAGAGCAACCCAGACCCCATTCTTACCATCTTCAAGGAGAAGCAGATCCTGGCTACCGTCATCTATGAGAGTCAGCTGCAGCTGGAGCTCCCTGCAGTGACGCCGGAGGATGATGGGGAGTACTGGTGTGTGGCTGAGAACCAGTATGGCCAGACAGCCACTGCCTTCAACCTCTCTGTGGAGT TTGCCCCCATAATCCTTCTGGAGTCACACTGTGCTGCGGCCAGAGACACAGTGCAGTGCCTGTGTGTGGTGAAATCCAACCCGGAACCCTCTGTGGCCTTTGAGCTGCCTTCCCGCAACGTGACTGTGAATGAGACAGAGAGGGAGTTCGTGTACTCAGAGCGCAGTGGCCTCCTGCTCACCAGCATCCTCACACTACGGGGGCAGGCCCAGGCCCCACCCCGGGTCATCTGTACCTCCAGGAACCTCTACGGCACCCAGAGCCTAGAGCTGCCCTTCCAGGGAGCAC ACCGACTGATGTGGGCCAAAATTGGGCCTGTGGGCGCCGTGGTCGCCTTTGCCATCCTGATAGCCATCGTGTGCTACATCACCCAGACGCGCAGAAA AAAGAACGTCACAGAGAGCCCCAGTTTCTCAGCGGGAGACAACCCTCATGTCCTGTACAGCCCCGAATTCCGAATCTCCGGGGCACCTGATAAGTATGAG TCCAGAGAGGTCTCTACCCGGGAAGGTCACTGA